The following is a genomic window from Adhaeribacter radiodurans.
TACAAAAGTTAATAGGTAGGACAGTTTGAATTTACTTTTTTCATTTCTGAATCATTCATAACCTTTCATATTTAAAGTTTAAAAGATTTAAGAAACAAACGGTATTTGCTTATACATTCCGCAAACAGTTAAATTGTTACCCAATTTAACCCAGAAGTTTAAAATATTTTCTAGGCCACATTATATCTGGTTTATTAATAAATACAAAATGGCCTTTATTTAATTGGCTAAAATAAGTGCAACCAGTTAATGAAAGGTTAAAGAATAAATACAGTATTGTTTGATTTACAAATTAAAGAGCTATTTACTGCGCCAAATCAACTTATATAACTCCTAATAAAACGTTGATTTAGCGCAGAAATCTTATAAATATACTACTCTTGAGTTTTCAATAGTTTAATAGTATGAATTTTATTTGGGGTGTGCAGTTGTACGATATAAATCCCAGCTGCTTTAGTGCCGGCTTTCCATTTACAAGTATACGTTTGAGCTGCCTGCACTTCTCCTTTAAATAAAGTAGCTACTTCCTGCCCTTGGCTATTATACACCTTTACCGTAGCTTTTTGCGTTTGTGGCAGTTTAAAGCTAATATTTACTTCTTGTACAAATGGGTTCGGGTAAGCCGTACCAGGTTGAAGTATGCTACTTACTTCTGACTCTGAAGCAGTTATTTTTTTGCTAACTATAGTTTGAGTAGTTACCGGAGCCACTTTCACGAGCCAGAAATCATTTTCGCCTTGGCTGGGCTGGGTTCTATCCCCGCTCACGTCGGAGTTGGAGCGCCCTCCTAACAGATAGCCGCCATCATCGGTAATCCACATGGCCCGGAGTTCTTCTTGCTGGCTGCCGCCATAACGTTTATCCCAGAGCTTTTCGCCTTTGTTATTGGTCTTCACCAGCCAATAATCACTGCTGCCTTGGCTTTCCTGACTCTTGTCGCCACTCTTACCGGAGAAAGAAGTGCCACCAAAAATATAACCACCATCTTTATCCAGAAGGAGAGAACGTAGGGTTTCATCTTCGCTGCCGCCGTAAGTTTTATCCCATTGTTTTTCGCCTTTACCATCTACTTGTACCAGCCAAAAGTCCTTACCTCCTTGGCTAGCCTGGCTCTTGTCGCCGCTTACTCCAGAAGCACTATTACCTCCTAACAAAATTGTATTTTCTTTTAAGCTCAGCAAAGCTAAGAGTTGGTCTTGGTTTGCGCCCCCGTAGCGTTTATCCCAGAGTTTTTTACCTTCGCTATTGGTTTTCAGCAGCCAATAATCACTACCTCCCCGATTGCTTTGGCTTTTATCACCGGTAGCAGAGGAAAAGGAAGTACCCCCCACGAGTAAGTCTCCATTATTCAGCACCAATACATCACCTGGGTAATCATTGGCATTCCCGCCGTAGGTCTTATCCCAATACTTAAAGCCACCATTATCGTTAATCTTGATTAACCAGTAATCTAAACCTCCTTTATTGGCTTGCGTTTTATCTCCCCCTACAGGAGAGTCGCTGTAGCCGGCTAGCAGAAACGTGCCATCTGGTAAAGAAATAATTTTCTGTAAGTCTTCCAGGCCACTGCTACCGTAGCTTTGTTCCCATTCTTTCTCCCCAATACTATTTATTTTTACTATCCAAATATCACGTTTACCTTTATTTGCAGCTGTTTTATTGCCATTATTAGTTGATTCGGAACTGCCACCTAATAAAAAGCCGCCATTATAAGTTGGTACAATGCTTTTAAGATAGTCCGCCCCTGTGCCACCGTAGCGTTTATCCCAGAGCTTCTTACCCGCAGCATCTGTCTTTATTACCCAGTAATCGCTTTTGCCATACCCATTTTGGCTCTTGTCGCCTGATTGCTTGGAATAGGAATAGCCACCTAGTAAATATCCGCCATCGTTGGTAGGGAGAACAGTAGTTAAATTATCTAGATTATTGCCGCCATAGAGCAGGTTCCAGGCTTCCAGAGTAGTGGGTGGAAACGTACTAATTTGAGTTTCTACCAGCCAAAAATCATTATCCCCTTTACTGTTCTCGCTTTTCTCGTGGCTAGCGGGGGAATTGGAATAGCCACCGAGCAGGTAACCGCCGTTATCAGTGGGTATCATGGCCACTAAATAATCCGGATTATCTCCACCAAAGGACTTATCTCCTATTCTCAGCCCGTTTTCATCTATTTCCAGAACCCAATAATCTTCCCTTCCCCTGTTTTTTTCACTCCGGTCTCGACCTTGCGTTGAATAAGAATAGCCAGCCAGTAAATAATGACCAGTTGGAGTAGGAAGAATTTCTATTGGTATTGACCTGTTGTTTTCACAAAAATAACAAGTAAACACAACCGCTCCGCCATATTCTTTTTCCCAGATTATGGTGCCCTTAGAGTCTAATTTAAGTACCCAATAATTAAATGGTGATTCAAAACCTGAGACACCGGCTATTAAGGCTCCTCCATCAGGAGTGGGTAGCATAGCGGTGAGCTTATCAATTACATAGCCGTGGTCGTAAGTTTTGTCCCAGAGTTTTTTGCCTTGAGTGTTTATTTTAACTACCCAGTAATCTTCAAATCCTTTATTAGCTTCGGTTTTATCTCCACTTTTATCTGAATCAGAACTACCACCCAATAAGTAACCATCATTATCGGTTGCTATTATACTAGCGAGGTTATCAGTATTATTCCCTCCGAAGGTTTTGTCCCACAATTTGTTACCATGCCCATCTATCTTTACTATCCAATAATCGATATTCCCTCTGCTGGGTTCGCTCTTGTCGCCACTTTTGTTTGAATTAGAAGAACCACTTAACAGGTAACCGCCGTCGGGAGTAGCAATTATGGTTTTAAGGTTATCATCCTGATTGCCGCCGAAGGATTTATCCCAGAGTTTATTTCCGCTAGCATCTACTTTTACTAGCCAATAATCCAATTTGCCTTTACTCGTACTACTTTTATCGCCCTCTCTACCCGAAGCTGAAGAACCGCCTAACAGGTAAGCTCCATCCGATGTAGGAATAATAGTAGAAATAGTTTCGGTGCCTTTGCCGCCATAAGATTTGTCCCAGACCTTCTTTTTATCCTTATCTAATTTCACCAGCCAATAATCCGATTCGCCCTTACTAGCCAAACTCTTGTCTCCAGATATTCCCGAGGAAGATGTACCCGCCAGCAAATATCCGCCATCGGGAATAGCTACCATATCGGCCAGCATATCTGCCTTATCGCCGCCAATGGTTTTGTCTTGTTGTTTAGGAAACCTGACTACCTGAAAGCTAGTGGTATATTCTACGGCACTATAGCTATCGTTACCTGCCTGAAAGGCTTTCACGACCACGGTGCCGTAAGCGGTAAAGCGCAACTGGTTATTCTTTTGAATAGCCGGTCCGGAAATAAGTTTAAAGGTAACCGGCAACCCTGAATTAGTTTTAGCCGAAAGGGTATAAGGCGAATTGGCGAGACCCTGATCAGGTGGATAAAAGGTTATTGTTTGTACTTTTTTATTCGGAATCTGTAGCTTCACCAACCAAAAATCAGTGTTGTAGAAGGAGTTTAAGAAACCTATGAACTTAGTGCCAGCTAACAGGCAATTGCCATCTGAAGTAGGCACTAAAAATGGCCCACTTTCTACATTGGTGTCCCAAATTTTGTTGCCTTTAGCATCTATTTTCAGAACCCAATTACTTCCAATACCCCTACGAATACCCATTTCGCCGCCACTATCTGAGCCAGAATAGCCGCTTAAAAGATAACCACCATCCTGCGTGCCTACCAAAGTGGCAAGTTCATCGGTTTTGTTACCCCCATAAGCTTTGTCCCAAACTTTGGTGCCGTTGGCTTGAATTTTAATTAACCAAAAGTCTCCTGTATTTTCATCTTCCTTATCATCGCGGGTGGGGTCACTTCTATCCATGCCTTTATCTGATGCGGAAACTCCCCCTAATAAATAACCACCATCAGAAGTAGTAGCTATAGTGGTAATTCGGTCATTGTCGTAACCTCCAAAAGTTTTATCCCACTGTTTGGTACCTATACCATTAATTTTTACCACCCAGTAATCGTAACAAGCTTCTCCATCGGAATTAGTACATTCACTTTTCCTTGATTCGCTTTTATCGCCCCCTTTATCGGAAGTAGAAAAGCCTCCTAGTAAATAGCCACCATCAGGAGCAACTACCAGAGCAGTAAGTATGTCCCGGTCCATTCCGCCATAAGCTTTATCCCATACTTTGCTGCCATCAGGGTTTACTTTTGCTACCCAATATTCTCCTCTTTTTGTAGCAGAATTAAATATACCCGCCAGAACATAGCCGCCATCACTCAATTGCCGGATAAAGGATATTCCACCACCAGGAATAGTTTTATCCCAGGCTTTACTACCATCGGCTTTTAATTTTACCATCCAGGCCCCGGTAGGAGCTTCGCTTTTGTCTCCACTTTTACCAGATTGAGACTCGCCCCCCAGAATATAGCCACCATCCTTGGTTTGTTGCACCGAGTTTAAAAAGTCGCCATTTTTTCCGCCAAAAGATTTATCCCAGGCTTTGCTGCCATCTGCATTAAGTTTAATTACCCAGTAATCCCAATCACCCTTACTAGGTTGGGTTTTATCGCCGCCTAGGCCTGAAACCGACCACCCGCCTAGAAGGTAGCCGCCGTCGCTGGTTTGTATGGCAGTAGTTATTCTGTCTTCTCTATTCCCGCCATAGGTTTTATCCCAAAGTTTAATTTGCGCTTTAACAGAGAAAGAATACAAAATGATTGTATGGAAAACGAATAGTCGTAGCCAAATGCTCCGAAATCGAAAAAAGTGTTTGCATACCTGCAATAGGAATACATGTGTTTTCATAGGTTCGGTTGAGGTTAAAGTAATTCTTTAATATGAAAAGGAAGAGAAAAAGCAGTACTTAAATTTTTATAAAACAAGTTCTGCACCGGGAGGAATGTATTTAATTATTAGAATTCAATATTGGTATCATTCACCTTACCAGTAAAAGGGATTAGGAAGTTAGTTGAATTTAATTCCAGGCCAGTCGAGTAAAAGTAAAATCAGAGCTAAGGGTGGGAGGCGTACTCTTTTAAAAAGTGAGAGACTACCTAGGTCATTTCAATTTTACGTTTGCAACAACAGCTATTATTGCGTTAAGAAAACTTTCTGGTAGCTTTGGTGTGTATTGGATTGCAGGCGCAGAGTGTAAATTCCGGGTGAGGAATGACTCGCCTTCCACCTACGGGTATAGGTTTGATTTCCCTGGGCTACCTCCTCAAACAAAGTAACTATTTCCTGGCCCTGACTATCGTACACTTTTAATGTAATTTTTTGCGTTTGTGGTACCCGGAAGCTAATATTTACCTCCTGCACAAACGGATTTGGGTAAGCGGTAAGTGGCAAAAGTTCGGCGGAGGTAAGTTCTTTTGGGGTAAAAGTATCAGAATGAGCAGCTGCCAATGAGATAGTTGATGTTACCGGAGCTACCTTCACCAGCCAGAAATCATTTTCCCCTTGGCTAGGCTGGGTTCTATCCCCGCTCACGTCGGATTTGGAGCGACCGCCTAACAGATAACCGCCATCTTCGGTAGTCCACACGACTCTAAGTTCTTCTTCGTTGCTGCCGCCGTAACGTTTATCCCAGAGTTTTTTACCTTTATTATTTGTCTTTACCAGCCAATAATCACTGCTGCCTTGGCTCTCCTCGCTCTTATCTCCACGATTACCGGAGAAGGAAGTTCCACCTAATACGTAGCCGCCATCTTTATCCAGAATAAGAGAACGTAGATTCTCGTCACTGCTGCCACCATAGGTTTTGTCCCATTTTTTTTCTCCTTTATTATTCACTTGCACCAGCCAGAAGTCCTTATCTCCTTTATTAGCCTGGGTTTTTTGACCGCTTATTCCAGAATCACTATGGCCGGCCAACAAGAAAGTACTTGTATTTGGACTTAACATAGCCAAAAGTTGGTCTTGGTTTTTGCCGCCATAGCAGTTGTCCCAGAGTTTTTTACCTACCTTATCCGTTCTCAGCAACCAGTAATCACTGGAGCCTTGATTACCCTGACTTTTATCTCCCGAAACAGAAGAGAAGGAAGTGCCTCCGACCAGTAAGTCTCCATTATTCAATACTAATACATCAGCTACGTAATCGTTGGCGGTTCCACCATAGGTTTTATCCCAAATTTTATGGCCGTAGTGCATGTTAATTTTAACTAACCAGTAATCTAGATTGCCTTGGTTCACTTGGGTTTTATCTCCCCCAACAGGAGAGTTGCTGTAACCAGCAAGCAAATATGTGCCATCGGGTAGTGCAATAATTTTTTGTAGGTCTTCTGTTTCTTGGCCGCCGTAGCTTTGTTCCCACTCTTTTTCTCCGCTTCTACTTATTTTTACTACCCATATATCTCTGCCTCCTTTATTAATTGCCTTTTTATTTCCGCTTATACCCGATTCAGAACCTCCGCCCAGCAAAAATCCGCCATCGGCAGTAGGCGCAATACTTTTAAGATAATCTTCTTTGGTGCCACCATACCGTTTATCCCAGAGTTTATTCCCAGCGGCATCTGTCCTTACTACCCAATAGTCACTTTTACCGTAGCTGTCCTGACTTTTATCACCAGATTTATTTGAATAGGAATACCCCCCAAGCAAATACCCACCATCGTTGGTTTTTATAACTGTAGTTAAATAGTCGGAATTGCTGCCACCATAGCGCAGGTTCCAGGCTTGCAGAGAAGAAGGAGGAAAGGCACTGATTTGCGTTTCTATTAACCAAAAATCTAAATCACCTTTACTATTTTCACTTTTTTCGTGATCAGTATTTGAACTGGAATAACCCCCGAGCAAATAACCGCCGTTGGAAGTAGCTATAATAGCCGTTAATTGGTCAGTGTCGTGGCCACCGAAAGATTTATCAGCAATCTTCTGCCCATTGGCATCAATCTCCACGAGCCAGTAATCCTGGCGACCTCTATTTGCTTCGCTCCGGTCACCACCTTGATTGGAATGGGTATAACCAGCCAGTAAATAATGATCTGTTGAAGTCGCTTGTATATCTACGATAGTAGATCGATTAATTTCGCAGGTGTAGCAAGTAAAAATAGGTCTGCCGCCGTAGAGTTTATCCCATATTTTGTTTCCATCCGAATCTAATTTTGCTATCCAATAATAATAGCTTTCAAAACCAGCTATACCAGCTAATAAATAGCCGCCATCCGGTAAAGTAATCATAGCAGATATGTTATGAATGTAACCGTTATTATCGCTACTGTAATCAAAAGTTTTCTCCCAAATTTGCTGACCTTGAGTATCTATTTTTATTAATAGGTAATTGAAACTATATACAATATTACCGCCAATCAGGTAATTGCCATCCGGCATAGCTATTAAGGAGGTTAGTACATCATCAAGCTGGGAGCCGTAAGTTTTATCCCATACCTTATTACCGTTTCCATCAATCTTAACTAACCAAATGTCGGGCGGAATATACCCGTTTTCGTACGGTGTACCCTTATTCTCTTCGCTTTTATCGCCACTTTTACCCGATTGGGAGGAACCGCCTAGTAAAAACCCGCCATCAGGAGTAGCGACTATTACTGCTAAATTATCATCCTTATTTCCACCTATAGTTTTATCCCAGAGTTTTGTGCCGTTAGCATCAATTTTCACTATCCAAAAATCATTCTTGCCCTTATTGCCTTCACTTTTATCTCCTTCTTTATCCGAGGTAGAGTAGCCGCCCAGTAGGTATCCTCCATCCGGAATGGAAATAATAGTTGCTAATTTTTCGATACCTTTGCCGCCGAAGGATTTATCCCAGATTTTGTTTTTATCTTTATCTGTTTTTACCAGCCAGTAATCCGAGTCACCCTTACTAACCATACTTTTATCGCCGGATATATCCGAGGAAGAAGAGCCAGCTAGCAAATACCCGCCATCGGCAGTAGCCACCATATCGGCCAAAATATCTGAACCATTGCCACCAATTGTTTTATCATTTTGAGGAGTCAGACGCTGTACCCGAAAACTTGTGGTATATTCTACCGGGCTATAAGTAGCATCACCCGCTTGAAAAGCTCTTACTACTACGGTACCGTAGCCAGTAAAGCTTAATTGATTACCATTTTGAATAGCTGGTCCGGAAATAAGCGTGTAAGTAACTGGTAATCCTGAGCTAGCTGAAGCTGTCAGAATAATTGGAGAATTAGTTAAGGCTTTGTCTGGTGGAAAAAAGGTAAGCGTTTGGGCGTTCTTATTTGGAATTTGAAGCTTTACTAACCAATAGTCGCTATTAGGATATCCGCTAAAATTACCAGTCAGCAGAATACTACCATTAGAAGTTGGTAATAATTGGGAGCCGCTCTCTAAGCTTGTATCCCAAAGTTTAGTACCGGCTGTATCTATTTTTACGACCCAAGTATTACCTATTCCTCTTCTAATTCCCATGTCTCCACCACGATCTGAATTAGAAAAGCCGCTCAACAAGTAACCGCCATCCGGCGTAGTTAACAGGGAGGTAAGGTTAACATATTTATTGCCGCCAAAGGTTTTATCCCATATTTTGCTGCCATCTTTTCCAATTTTAATTACCCAGTAATCGCCGAAAACATCATCTTCCGTATCGTCTCGGGCAGGCTCACTTTTATCTATACTCTTACCAGATTCGGATAGACCGCCCAGTAGGTAACCACCATCCGGTGCCAAAGCCAGGGCATTCAGTACATCATCCTCGTATCCGCCAAAAGTTTTATCCCATTCCTTAGTGCCTTCACTTGTAATTTTTACGACCCAATAATCCAAACAAGGTGAGCCACCATCATCCGTGCAGTCACTTTTCTTTGATTCGCTCTTATCTCCGCTTTTATCAGAAGCAGAATAGCCTCCTAGTAAAAAACCATCATCGGGAGTAACAATTAGGGAAGTAAGAGCATCCGACTCATTACCTCCAAAAGTTTTATCCCATTCTTTGCTGCCATCCTCCTTTAGCTTCACTACCCAGTAGTCCCAACTGCCATTTACACCCTGCGATTTATCACCGCTTATACCAGAACCGGAATATCCTCCCAAAATAAAGCCCCGGTCACTCGTTTGTTGTACCGTTACTATAAAGTCAGACTCAGTTCCTCCTAAGGTTTTGTCCCATTCCTGTTGTCCACTGGTATTTAATTTTACTATCCAATAATCGGTGCTAAAATCACCTTTATTGTTCTCAGTTTTATCACCTGATTTCCCGGAATAAGAATATCCACCGAGAATATAGCCCCCGTCACTGGATTGTTGTACCGATGCTAAATAGTCAGACTTATTACCCCCAAAAGTTTTATCCCAGGCTTTGCTGCCATCCAGATTTAACTTAACAATCCAATAATCTTCTTCTCCTCGGCTAGCTTCAGTTTTATCGCCGCTAATTCCGGAAGAGGAAGTACCCCCCAGGATATGGCCCCCATCGCTCGTTTGCTGTGCTCTGGCTAGTCCATCACTTTGGTTACCTCCGTAGGTTTTTTCCCATAGTTTAGTTTGGGCAAGAGAGGAAAAATATACCGGTAACCATAATAAGATAATAAGTACTGGCCGGCTGTTATTGGAACGCAAAGTAAAAGTATACCCTCCTTTTAAAAGAAGAGATAAATGTGTTTTCATTTAGGGTAGGTTAAAAGGAAAAACGCTAATAATAAAATATCAGAAGGAAAACCTGGCTTACAAAGAAATAATAAGCCAAGTCGTAGGGGTAGTATAACTTTAGGAAGTAAAACTTTCTGTTATTTGATGAACTAGGGTAGTAAGCAAAAATATGTTGGAGTATGGTTCTCTAGCGCTCCCTGCTATTAAATACTTTCGGGAAAAAAAGGCTTTGAGTATTACTACTTTTAAAATAGTTTTTTAATTCTTTGGCAACTTGATTAGTAAAAAAAATGGGCTATATGGATACGTAATATTCTCTTATACATCCAGTAAATTAGTAAATTGTTACCTAGTACGGCACAAAAGTTTAATTTTTACCTAAGTGCTAGATAGTTCTTGATTGAGTATCACTAGAAAGTACATGGTAGCTAATAGGTAAAAATCTCTTAAGTAATATGAACTAAACACTTTTACTAAATACTTTTCATTACGCTTACCAGATAAGTTGGCCTGTTAGTAGCCGCTTACCTTTTCTCCATTATAGAGATATGCCAATAGTTCTACCAAAAAGTATTTTTACCGCCCGGCCTTAATTCAACGGAAACCCTCAGATGTTAAATTTAATTAGATATAATTTAGATAATTAATTGCATAAAAACAATGTGGTTCATAATGTTTATATACCGAAAAGGTATTCGTGATTTTTGACAAAAACCCACTCTGATTCTGGTTAGGTGCGGAGTAGATTTTCGTCAAAAATTTTTTGGTGAGCCTTATTGCGTAAGCAGAAGTTTAATCGTGTGGTTCTTATACTGGCTGTATAGGCGCAGCAAATACATACCAGTTCTTTGATTATTGGGCTGCCATTTTATTTGATAGGTTTGTTTAGCTTGGGCTTTACCCCGGAACAAGGTGGCTGTTTCTCTACCCTGATAGTCAAAGAGTTTTATTATAACTTGCTGAGTTTTGGGTGAAGTAAAACGGATGGTAGTATTAGAAGACAAGGGATTAGGATAAGCTTGTAAGCTAAATCCGTTGCTGGAAATCTCTGTATTTTCTGTAATTGCCGGTTCCCTGCTAGCTATTAGAGTTGTAGTTACCGGAGCTACTTTAACGAGCCAAAAATCATTTTCGCCTTGGCTGGGCTGGGTTCTGTCGCCGCTTGCGTCGGAGTTGGATCGCCCTCCTAGTAAGTACCCGCCATCTTCGGTAATCCACATGGCCCGGAGTTCTTCTTGCTGGCTGCCGCCATAACGTTTATCCAAGAGCTTTTCGCCTTTGTTATTGGTCTTCACCAACCAATAATCACTGCTGCCTTGGCTTTCCTGACTCTTGTCGCCACTCTTACCGGAGAAAGAGGAGCCACCTAAAATATAACCACCATTTTTATCCTGAATCAACGAACGTAGGGTTTCATCTTCGGTGCCGCCGAAGGTTTTATCCCAGAGCTTTTCGCCTTTACCATCTACTTGTACCAGCCAAAAGTCCTTACCGCCTTGACTAACCTGGCTCTTGTCCCCGCTCTTACCCGAAGCGCTCTGGCCGGCTAATAAGATGGTGTCTTTATTAATACTGAGCATAGAATAGAGTTGGTCTTGGTCGTTGCCACCATAGCGTTTATCCCAGATTTTATTTCCTTGGTTATCGGTGCGAATAATCCAAAAATCGGAACCACCTTGGTTAGACTGACTTTTATTTCCACTAATAGAAGAAAAAGAGGTTCCTCCTAATAATAAATTATCATTTTCTAACAGTGATACATCTTCCAGGAAATCGTTAGCTGCCCCGCCGAAACATTTTTCCCACATTTTATAGATGTTAAAATCATCAATGGTAACTTTAATTATCCAGTAATCTTGTCCGCCCCGATTCGCTTGATTTTTATTGCCACTTACCGGAGAATTGCTAAAACCAGCTAATAAATACTCATTGGCGGTAACCCACTTTATTTTTCGTAAATCTTCGTTCCCTGTGCCGCCGTAACTGCGGTCCCATTCTTTTTCACCGGTACTATTTATCTTTACTATCCAAAAATCTTTACCTCCGTAACCGGCTACACTTTTATTTCCACCTTTACCAGACTCCGAACTGCCACCTAATAAAAAACCACCATCTGGGGTAGCAACAATGCTGTTCAGAAAATCATGGCCTGTGCCTCCGTAGCGTTTATCCCACAACTTGTTACCAGATGCATCGGTTTTTACCACCCAGTAGTCACTTTCGCCTTGGCTAATCTGAGTTTTATCGCCGGATGGGTTAGAATACGAATAACCCCCAAGTAAATAACCACCGTCGGTAGTTCGGATAACGGTAGTAAAATTATCCAGACCAGTACCACCGTAACGTAAATTCCAGGCTTCCAGGGTTGAAGGTGGAAAAGTGCTTAATTGGGTTTGTACCAGCCAAAAATCCTGATTGCCTTTACTGTTTTCACTTTTCTCATTGCCTGCATTAGAGTAGGAATTGCCGCCCAAGAGATAGCCCCCATTCGGCAAGGCTAGAAGAGTGGTTAGAAAATCTGAACTACCGCCTCCGAAAATTTTGTCAGCGACCTTCTTTCCATTTTCATCTATCTCTAATAACCAATAGTCTTGCCCACCACGGTTACCTTCGGTTCGGTCGTCACCTTTATCGGAATAGGAGTAGCCAGCCACTAAATAATTTCCGTTGGCAATAGGTAAAACGTCTATTGGGAAAGATTCATTTGTATCACAAAAAGTACAGGAATGAACACCTTCTCCCCGGTAAAACTTATCCCATAATTGGTTACCTTCTGCATCTGTTTTTATTATCCAGTAAGAAAACCTTTCTTGACCCGAACTACCCACTAAAAGGTATCCGCCATCCGGAGTAGTAATAAGGGAGGTTAATTTATTGTACACATCGTATATGTACGATTTATTCCAGAGCTGCTCTCCTTGGGGGGTTATTTTGACTATCCAGTATTTAGAGAATTGGTCCGAATCTATTACGCTTTCTCCACCAATCAGGTAATTGCCATTTGGGGTAACGATTATAGAGTATAATCTATCTTCATACCCGCCGCCAAAGGTCTTATCCCATACTTTATTGCCCTCACCATCTATCTTTACTACCCAAAAATCGGCGGTATATTTGCCATTTTCGCCCACTTTCCCTTTGTTGTTTTCACTTTTATCGCCACCCTTACCCGATTGGGAATTGCCTCCCAGTAAATAGCCTCCCTCTGGGG
Proteins encoded in this region:
- a CDS encoding T9SS type A sorting domain-containing protein codes for the protein MKIRVAQFKVFSKFLPSQIKGWRILGIILLIFFLNPPQGKAQVKLWDKIIGGKDNDVLKSAKETNDGNFILGGTSYSGKSGDKSEPNKGTSNGDYWIIKLRANGTKLWDKTFGGNDGDFLSSLQQTSDGGYILGGYSNSGISGDKSEAGKGSGDYWLVKLDADGNKIWDKTLGGNNDDRLTEVQQTSDGGYILGGYSNSNKSGDKSANNRRPVNENGYNQADYWVVKVDSTGNKVWDKTFGGENNDQLTALQQTSDGGYLLGGSSNSGKFADKSEPSKSDCINTDGEICYDYWIVKIDSNGKKLWDKTLGGYSDDIFSTMVATNDSGFLLGGTSESNKSFDKSEPSLDATEDEANGDYWIVKIKADGTKEWDKTYGGNKRDGLADVLVTADGGYLLGGYTNSNQSTDITEVRRDVESIWVLKINDKGEKIWDKAFSNVKQLVNNLTLDMALTSDGDCLIAGQAYTGIAEWEKSQAGKGAEDFWVIKLGIPDKKIQTISFSPTDQGLGNSPYTLSARASSGLPVTYQVLSGSATLQGNQLSFKGYGTIVVKAMQAGNATYSPVEYTASFQVQRFPKLQDKTFGGNQADLLADMVSTPDGGYLLAGTSSSGSTGDKSMASKGLSDFWLVKMDKDRKKLWDKSYGGAGRETMATIISTPDGGYLLGGSSSSGKEGDKSTVSKGNADYWLVKVDANGTKLWDKTIGGDLDDNLTVILPTPEGGYLLGGNSQSGKGGDKSENNKGKVGENGKYTADFWVVKIDGEGNKVWDKTFGGGYEDRLYSIIVTPNGNYLIGGESVIDSDQFSKYWIVKITPQGEQLWNKSYIYDVYNKLTSLITTPDGGYLLVGSSGQERFSYWIIKTDAEGNQLWDKFYRGEGVHSCTFCDTNESFPIDVLPIANGNYLVAGYSYSDKGDDRTEGNRGGQDYWLLEIDENGKKVADKIFGGGSSDFLTTLLALPNGGYLLGGNSYSNAGNEKSENSKGNQDFWLVQTQLSTFPPSTLEAWNLRYGGTGLDNFTTVIRTTDGGYLLGGYSYSNPSGDKTQISQGESDYWVVKTDASGNKLWDKRYGGTGHDFLNSIVATPDGGFLLGGSSESGKGGNKSVAGYGGKDFWIVKINSTGEKEWDRSYGGTGNEDLRKIKWVTANEYLLAGFSNSPVSGNKNQANRGGQDYWIIKVTIDDFNIYKMWEKCFGGAANDFLEDVSLLENDNLLLGGTSFSSISGNKSQSNQGGSDFWIIRTDNQGNKIWDKRYGGNDQDQLYSMLSINKDTILLAGQSASGKSGDKSQVSQGGKDFWLVQVDGKGEKLWDKTFGGTEDETLRSLIQDKNGGYILGGSSFSGKSGDKSQESQGSSDYWLVKTNNKGEKLLDKRYGGSQQEELRAMWITEDGGYLLGGRSNSDASGDRTQPSQGENDFWLVKVAPVTTTLIASREPAITENTEISSNGFSLQAYPNPLSSNTTIRFTSPKTQQVIIKLFDYQGRETATLFRGKAQAKQTYQIKWQPNNQRTGMYLLRLYSQYKNHTIKLLLTQ